A stretch of Phytoactinopolyspora mesophila DNA encodes these proteins:
- a CDS encoding CocE/NonD family hydrolase: protein MNSSAHGAVRRPFADVSSQAKPYAVLMRDGIRLATDVYLPERGGPWPVLLSRLPYDKCGDECFMPRIAQWFTERGYAVVVQDVRGKIRSDGPLAPFANEMLDGYDTLDWITGQRWCAGQVGMFGDSYFAWTQWAAAASQHPALRAIAPRVVSADFGDIVARQGVFALEVCALWAFETWVDEALYDYDGQLDWGVRPLADVVPTALGGRRPAFLHDAARGNLDPAARLPVRGDVPALQIGGWWDIVQHGQISTWRKSAQQHRAPQFLVMDATDHGWTYLRAPGEPYVDPRADPAAMRQFLDAYLEPMVPFFDHFLEGHGSYHAPPVRWMLTHDTWHESQTWPPPESTSMVWYLDGGSSGGSLTTTENPVERHAGWLHDPGDPVPSLSHAYHPLIEPADENATAERDDVLVFESAPVREPIDLAGPADVPLRLSSSCSSTHIMARLMDVAPDGTAFRILDGAAYVSGPWPQAVTVELGSTGYRVRPRHRLRLELSSSEFPRYILHPGTESDPWTSQDYRATEQKLILGGAYPARLRCTVLTTCGARL, encoded by the coding sequence GTGAACTCGTCCGCCCACGGCGCTGTCCGACGGCCTTTCGCCGACGTGTCCAGTCAGGCCAAGCCCTACGCCGTACTCATGCGCGACGGCATCCGGCTGGCCACCGACGTCTATCTGCCGGAGCGCGGAGGACCGTGGCCAGTTCTGCTGTCCCGGCTGCCCTATGACAAGTGCGGTGACGAGTGCTTCATGCCACGGATCGCCCAGTGGTTCACCGAGCGCGGCTATGCGGTCGTGGTCCAGGACGTCCGGGGAAAGATCCGCTCCGACGGGCCGCTCGCGCCGTTCGCCAACGAGATGCTGGACGGGTACGACACCCTCGACTGGATCACCGGTCAGCGCTGGTGCGCCGGCCAGGTGGGAATGTTCGGAGACTCCTACTTCGCCTGGACGCAATGGGCCGCGGCCGCGTCACAACATCCAGCCCTGCGCGCCATCGCCCCCAGAGTGGTGTCCGCGGACTTCGGTGACATCGTCGCGCGCCAAGGGGTATTCGCGCTCGAGGTATGTGCCCTGTGGGCGTTCGAAACCTGGGTGGACGAGGCCCTCTACGACTACGACGGGCAGTTGGACTGGGGCGTGCGGCCGCTGGCAGATGTGGTGCCGACGGCGTTGGGCGGCCGCCGCCCGGCATTCCTCCACGACGCTGCCCGCGGAAATCTCGACCCGGCCGCGAGGCTGCCGGTGCGCGGCGATGTGCCGGCTCTACAGATCGGCGGATGGTGGGACATCGTCCAGCATGGTCAGATCAGCACCTGGCGAAAGTCGGCGCAGCAACACCGGGCTCCGCAGTTCCTCGTCATGGACGCAACCGATCACGGCTGGACCTATCTGCGCGCCCCCGGCGAACCGTACGTCGACCCGCGTGCCGACCCGGCCGCGATGCGCCAGTTCCTTGACGCGTATCTGGAACCGATGGTGCCGTTCTTCGATCACTTCCTGGAAGGCCACGGTTCCTACCATGCCCCTCCGGTGCGCTGGATGCTCACTCATGACACCTGGCACGAAAGCCAGACCTGGCCGCCGCCGGAGAGCACGTCGATGGTCTGGTACCTGGACGGCGGCTCGTCGGGTGGCAGTCTGACCACGACGGAGAACCCGGTTGAGCGACACGCTGGCTGGCTGCACGACCCCGGTGACCCGGTGCCCAGCCTCTCCCATGCGTACCACCCGTTGATCGAGCCCGCGGACGAGAACGCCACAGCGGAACGAGACGATGTCCTTGTGTTCGAGTCCGCCCCAGTCCGTGAGCCGATCGACTTGGCCGGCCCGGCCGACGTGCCGCTCCGGCTCAGCTCGAGCTGTTCGTCCACCCACATCATGGCGAGGTTGATGGACGTGGCGCCTGACGGAACGGCGTTCAGAATCCTCGACGGCGCCGCCTACGTGAGTGGGCCGTGGCCTCAGGCGGTCACCGTCGAGCTCGGGAGCACCGGCTACCGGGTACGCCCACGGCACCGCTTGCGCCTCGAGCTGAGCTCCTCGGAATTCCCTCGCTACATCCTGCATCCGGGCACCGAATCCGATCCGTGGACCAGCCAGGACTACCGAGCGACGGAACAGAAGCTGATTCTGGGCGGCGCCTACCCCGCCCGGCTACGCTGCACCGTTCTTACCACCTGTGGAGCACGTCTATGA
- a CDS encoding ABC transporter ATP-binding protein translates to MIHLDRVSKTYPGPGAPAVDELSLEVHAGEIVVLLGPSGCGKTTTMRMINRLIEPTSGRIFFDGEDVTNVNADQLRRRIGYVIQQVGLIPHLTVAANIGMVPRALGWDKKRIQARVTELLDLLGLDPDVYRRRYPKQLSGGEQQRIGVARALAADPPVMLMDEPFGALDPMIRDRLQEEFLALQEKIQKTVVFVTHDIEEAIKLGDRIAIFGKGGKIAQFDTPARLLSHPADEFVASFIGSGGSVRLLGLQPVTDLPLESIDIVESSAVSVPDAGGASRALWVEDGRPMRWTRGSRGDALAVVRQSQSQFDALDAMLGAHDDMAVVVSDDGRVLGGLSLNTVLRHTAGNGREASESARADHERTP, encoded by the coding sequence ATGATCCATCTCGACCGGGTCAGCAAGACGTACCCCGGACCAGGCGCGCCGGCAGTGGACGAGTTGTCGCTGGAGGTGCACGCCGGCGAGATCGTGGTCCTGCTGGGCCCATCGGGCTGCGGCAAGACCACCACCATGCGCATGATCAACCGGCTGATCGAGCCGACGAGTGGCCGGATCTTCTTCGACGGCGAGGACGTGACCAACGTCAACGCTGACCAGCTCCGGCGGCGTATCGGCTATGTGATCCAGCAGGTCGGCCTGATCCCGCACCTGACGGTCGCCGCCAACATCGGCATGGTTCCGCGGGCGCTCGGCTGGGACAAGAAACGGATCCAGGCGCGGGTCACCGAGTTGCTGGACCTGCTCGGACTCGATCCCGACGTGTATCGGCGGCGGTACCCCAAGCAGCTTTCCGGCGGCGAGCAGCAACGGATCGGAGTCGCCCGGGCGCTGGCAGCGGACCCGCCTGTGATGCTGATGGACGAGCCCTTCGGCGCGCTCGACCCGATGATCCGGGACCGGCTGCAGGAAGAGTTTCTCGCGCTGCAGGAGAAGATCCAGAAGACGGTGGTCTTCGTCACGCATGACATTGAAGAGGCGATCAAGCTGGGCGACCGGATCGCCATCTTCGGCAAGGGTGGGAAGATCGCGCAGTTCGACACACCGGCCCGGCTGCTGTCCCACCCGGCCGACGAGTTCGTCGCCTCGTTCATCGGATCCGGCGGATCGGTGCGTCTTCTCGGCTTGCAGCCGGTCACGGATCTGCCCCTGGAGTCGATCGACATCGTGGAATCCAGTGCCGTATCGGTGCCCGACGCTGGCGGGGCCAGCCGCGCGCTGTGGGTTGAGGACGGCCGTCCGATGCGGTGGACGCGTGGATCCCGAGGTGACGCACTCGCGGTGGTGCGGCAGAGCCAGAGCCAGTTCGACGCTCTTGATGCGATGCTCGGTGCACACGACGATATGGCCGTGGTCGTCAGCGACGACGGCCGGGTGCTGGGCGGGCTGTCGCTGAACACTGTGCTGCGGCATACGGCGGGCAACGGTCGCGAAGCGTCTGAATCGGCCCGCGCCGACCACGAGCGAACACCATGA
- a CDS encoding ABC transporter permease, with amino-acid sequence MSFGEYLAQRWQDIVVLGIQHAQVVLIAVGIATVVGVATGILVERHPLARRAALTVTGTMLTIPSFALFGLLIPILNLGAPPAIAALVLYALFPILRNAITGLESVPAEIEDAARGMGLSSRSLLLTVRVPLAWPVVLNGIRIATIMSVGIAAIGAAVAGPGLGRLIFDGLARIGGANALNDTLAGLLGVAVLALILDLGFVLISRFTTPRGIRG; translated from the coding sequence ATGAGTTTCGGGGAGTACCTGGCCCAGCGCTGGCAGGACATCGTCGTGCTGGGGATCCAGCATGCACAAGTTGTCCTGATCGCGGTCGGGATCGCGACCGTCGTGGGCGTCGCGACCGGCATCCTCGTGGAGCGTCACCCGCTCGCCCGGCGGGCAGCACTGACCGTCACCGGCACCATGCTGACGATTCCTTCGTTCGCACTCTTCGGCTTGTTGATCCCGATATTGAATCTGGGCGCACCGCCGGCGATCGCGGCCCTGGTCCTGTATGCGCTCTTTCCCATCCTTCGGAACGCGATCACCGGTCTGGAGTCGGTGCCGGCCGAGATCGAAGACGCCGCCCGGGGGATGGGGCTGTCGAGCCGAAGCCTGCTCCTGACCGTCCGAGTGCCGCTGGCCTGGCCAGTTGTGCTCAACGGCATCCGAATCGCCACCATCATGAGCGTCGGCATCGCCGCCATCGGGGCGGCCGTCGCGGGTCCGGGCCTCGGCCGGCTGATCTTCGACGGGCTCGCCAGGATCGGCGGCGCCAACGCGCTCAACGACACTCTTGCCGGGCTCCTGGGGGTGGCGGTCCTCGCCTTGATCCTTGATCTCGGCTTCGTTCTGATCTCCCGATTCACCACACCGCGAGGTATCCGTGGCTGA
- a CDS encoding Na+/H+ antiporter subunit E, which translates to MSARALGIQEWASSALWRLVVLSVLWWGLIEGDMSVAYYGLVVVPLAAAASMGLHRPRPDAVGSWPRRTLAAVSLLRWFIWRSILGGVDVARRAVSRPVDLDPGFVEYELALPTGLGRLAVIDLASLMPGTLSAELEGDVLRVHLLHTEMPGLELVAELEARVGRVTGWDPGQPEEETDSP; encoded by the coding sequence ATGAGCGCACGGGCGCTTGGCATCCAGGAATGGGCGTCGTCCGCGCTGTGGCGGCTCGTCGTCCTGAGCGTTCTCTGGTGGGGTCTGATCGAAGGTGATATGTCGGTGGCGTACTACGGCCTGGTGGTGGTGCCTCTCGCTGCCGCGGCGAGTATGGGCCTGCACCGGCCCCGCCCGGACGCCGTGGGGTCGTGGCCCCGCCGGACGCTAGCGGCTGTCTCGTTGCTGAGGTGGTTCATCTGGCGGTCGATACTCGGGGGCGTTGACGTGGCCAGACGAGCGGTATCCAGGCCGGTGGATCTCGATCCAGGCTTTGTGGAGTACGAGCTGGCGCTGCCCACTGGTCTTGGCCGCTTGGCGGTGATCGATCTGGCCAGCCTGATGCCCGGCACGCTGTCCGCCGAACTCGAAGGCGACGTACTTCGGGTACACCTGCTGCACACCGAGATGCCCGGGTTGGAGCTCGTCGCCGAGCTGGAAGCCCGGGTGGGACGCGTCACCGGCTGGGACCCAGGCCAACCAGAAGAAGAAACGGACAGCCCCTGA
- a CDS encoding complex I subunit 5 family protein has product MNADVIQPGHIVVPLMLLTSLLPGIVIFFLREEQVQLRTTLNMAGAIAKVGLTASLIPPVVAGIRLEWRLPILPGIDLVLVTDPLSLFFVALSSGLWLLTTIYAISYLEGSPNRSRFFGFFSLCVTATTGIALSGNLLTFLLFYEMLTLVTYPLVAHRGTGKALDAARTYLVYTLSGGVVLLLGVAWLTWLVGPVEFTAGGADQVAELVAERPAVATAVFAILIAGLAVKSALIPLHGWLPKAMIAPAPVSALLHAVAVVKAGAFGIFRVIHDVFGVSRAMELGVLTPLAAIASITIVYGSVRALTQDGLKERLAYSTVSQLSYIALGASVIGQVATTGGVVHLVHQGFMKITLFFCAGIFAETLKVTKVSELAGMGRRMPLTSLAFTVAAFGMIGLPPMAGFVSKWYLGLGGLEAGEPWVIGILVTSTLLNAAYFLPAVISMWLRHPGRSAEWAPESPGGFFEAPKALLFPTLVTALLALLMGMLAGIPYSPLSIAELIAEGSYPFR; this is encoded by the coding sequence ATGAACGCCGACGTGATCCAACCCGGCCACATCGTCGTGCCGCTGATGCTCTTGACATCGCTGCTGCCCGGCATCGTGATCTTCTTCCTACGGGAAGAACAGGTTCAGCTGCGCACCACGCTGAACATGGCCGGAGCGATCGCCAAGGTCGGTCTCACCGCGTCCCTGATCCCGCCGGTGGTGGCAGGTATTCGCCTCGAGTGGAGGCTGCCGATCCTGCCTGGGATCGACCTCGTTCTCGTGACGGACCCGCTCTCCCTGTTCTTCGTCGCGCTGTCGAGTGGATTGTGGCTCCTGACCACCATCTATGCCATCTCCTATCTGGAAGGATCACCGAACCGGAGCCGGTTCTTCGGCTTCTTCAGCCTGTGTGTCACTGCCACGACTGGGATCGCGCTGTCCGGCAATCTGCTGACGTTCCTGCTCTTCTACGAGATGCTGACGCTGGTCACCTACCCGCTCGTCGCCCACCGGGGCACCGGCAAGGCGCTCGATGCTGCCCGGACGTACCTCGTCTACACGCTGTCCGGCGGTGTCGTGTTGTTGCTCGGCGTAGCGTGGCTGACCTGGCTGGTGGGCCCGGTCGAATTCACGGCGGGCGGAGCTGACCAAGTCGCTGAGCTGGTCGCCGAGCGTCCCGCCGTGGCGACGGCGGTCTTCGCGATTCTGATCGCCGGCCTGGCGGTCAAGTCAGCGCTGATACCCCTGCACGGCTGGCTCCCGAAGGCGATGATCGCTCCCGCGCCGGTCAGCGCGTTGTTGCATGCCGTCGCGGTGGTCAAGGCGGGTGCGTTCGGCATCTTCCGGGTGATTCACGACGTCTTCGGTGTTTCCCGGGCCATGGAACTGGGCGTGCTGACGCCGCTGGCCGCCATTGCCTCGATCACCATCGTGTACGGATCGGTTCGCGCGCTGACCCAGGACGGGCTGAAGGAACGTCTCGCCTACTCCACGGTCAGCCAGCTCTCGTATATCGCCTTGGGCGCCTCCGTCATCGGCCAGGTCGCGACGACGGGTGGCGTCGTGCATCTGGTGCATCAGGGGTTCATGAAGATCACCCTCTTCTTCTGCGCCGGCATCTTCGCCGAGACGCTGAAGGTGACGAAGGTCAGCGAACTCGCCGGCATGGGCCGCAGGATGCCGCTCACGTCACTGGCGTTCACGGTGGCCGCGTTCGGCATGATCGGTCTCCCACCCATGGCGGGATTCGTCTCCAAGTGGTACCTGGGCCTGGGCGGCCTCGAAGCCGGCGAGCCATGGGTGATCGGCATCCTGGTGACAAGCACGTTGCTGAACGCCGCCTACTTTCTGCCGGCCGTCATCTCGATGTGGCTCCGACATCCCGGCCGGAGCGCGGAGTGGGCACCTGAATCGCCCGGGGGCTTCTTCGAGGCACCGAAAGCGCTGCTGTTTCCCACCCTGGTCACGGCCCTCCTCGCGTTGCTGATGGGGATGCTGGCGGGTATTCCGTACTCGCCGCTCTCGATCGCCGAGCTGATAGCCGAGGGGAGTTATCCGTTCCGATGA
- a CDS encoding amidohydrolase family protein, with amino-acid sequence MDIEIQLPALLFAAPPAAEQPPLWLTNARLFDGTRAPVRDHVGVLVDGGRITRVGAAGDGAPDGSVVIDLAGKTLMPGLINGHMHGVGQVPDPGFGAQPTLPGTASHLLGAKLREFLQYGVTTVRDMGTYGDQVMENRQAMRFGAYRGARVLTCGLIISGTAPGGLVFEGMYREADGPDEVRKGVREQIRRGADFIKIMTDGARSVELESGVCRHSDGSAASLPNQLTYDEMTVAVEEARRMGYRVAAHAEGLAGCEAAIDLWMQTVEHGFYLHRRPELLDRMAERDVALVPTFSSSYVFAGRDLDVGLDGDPQRYCTPELDAVANANIRELEKTLQAAQAAGTLLVMGGDDLELRRGGVWIEVQRLVHHGLPAHDALVAATSGAARALGLDELGQVKTGNIADLAVVDGDPIANPELLGDRGRFWLVLQGGSAVAGSALEVGVADLGIAG; translated from the coding sequence ATGGACATCGAGATTCAACTTCCGGCGTTGCTGTTCGCGGCGCCGCCTGCAGCCGAGCAGCCCCCGCTGTGGCTGACGAATGCCCGGCTGTTCGACGGAACCAGGGCGCCGGTCCGGGACCATGTCGGCGTGCTGGTCGACGGCGGCCGAATCACCCGCGTCGGCGCTGCTGGCGACGGTGCTCCGGACGGCTCGGTGGTGATCGATCTGGCAGGGAAAACGCTCATGCCGGGATTGATCAACGGCCACATGCATGGCGTCGGCCAGGTTCCCGATCCGGGATTCGGCGCCCAGCCGACCCTGCCCGGAACGGCAAGCCACCTTCTCGGAGCGAAGCTGCGTGAGTTCCTGCAATACGGCGTCACCACCGTGCGCGATATGGGAACCTACGGCGACCAGGTCATGGAGAACCGTCAGGCCATGCGGTTCGGCGCCTACCGCGGGGCGCGGGTGCTCACGTGCGGGCTCATCATTTCCGGCACCGCACCCGGTGGGTTGGTCTTCGAGGGTATGTATCGCGAAGCCGACGGCCCGGACGAGGTCCGCAAAGGCGTCCGGGAGCAGATCCGCCGCGGTGCGGACTTCATCAAGATCATGACCGACGGTGCGCGTTCGGTAGAGCTCGAGTCGGGCGTGTGCCGGCACTCCGACGGTAGCGCGGCATCGTTGCCGAACCAGCTCACCTACGACGAGATGACGGTGGCCGTCGAGGAAGCCCGGCGGATGGGGTACCGGGTGGCCGCACATGCCGAGGGTCTCGCCGGCTGCGAAGCAGCGATCGACCTCTGGATGCAGACCGTAGAGCACGGCTTCTACCTGCATCGTCGTCCTGAATTACTGGACCGCATGGCGGAGCGGGACGTTGCGCTCGTGCCCACGTTCTCGAGTTCTTACGTATTCGCCGGCCGCGATCTCGATGTCGGGCTCGACGGCGACCCGCAGCGCTATTGCACGCCGGAGCTCGACGCAGTCGCCAACGCGAACATCCGCGAACTCGAAAAGACCCTCCAGGCGGCCCAGGCCGCTGGAACCTTGCTGGTCATGGGCGGCGATGACTTGGAGCTTCGGCGGGGCGGTGTCTGGATCGAGGTGCAGCGTCTGGTGCACCACGGGCTGCCGGCGCACGACGCGTTGGTTGCGGCCACGTCGGGTGCTGCGCGCGCCCTCGGCCTGGACGAGCTCGGGCAGGTCAAGACCGGCAATATCGCCGACCTTGCCGTCGTGGATGGCGATCCCATCGCGAACCCGGAGCTCCTCGGAGACCGCGGCCGGTTCTGGCTCGTCCTCCAGGGTGGCTCCGCGGTAGCGGGCTCGGCCCTGGAGGTCGGAGTCGCCGACCTGGGTATTGCCGGATGA
- a CDS encoding DinB family protein, producing the protein MTAGERTTSLDVKGELHRYLQQARETMLSKLEGLDEYDIRRPLTPTGTNLLGLVKHLTGVELGYLGDCVGRRSPIRLAWVDDGSIWESADMWATAEESKADLIALYQSAWQHSDQSLQELALDAPAHVPWWPEPRRETTLGALLIRVLSDTTQHAGHADIIRELIDGRAGADHDEVGDPAWWASYLARIQDAADTFRP; encoded by the coding sequence ATGACTGCCGGTGAGCGAACAACCAGTCTGGACGTCAAAGGTGAACTCCACCGCTACCTTCAACAGGCCCGCGAGACGATGCTGTCCAAGTTGGAGGGTCTCGACGAATACGACATCCGGCGGCCCCTCACCCCGACCGGCACCAACCTGCTGGGTTTGGTCAAGCATCTGACCGGCGTCGAACTCGGATACCTGGGGGACTGCGTGGGCCGCCGCTCTCCTATAAGACTGGCTTGGGTCGACGACGGATCCATCTGGGAAAGCGCCGACATGTGGGCTACCGCCGAGGAGTCGAAGGCAGACCTCATAGCGCTCTACCAGTCGGCCTGGCAGCACTCGGACCAATCCCTGCAAGAGCTGGCTCTCGACGCGCCCGCGCACGTGCCGTGGTGGCCAGAACCTCGTAGGGAAACCACGCTGGGTGCGCTGCTGATCCGTGTCCTGTCCGACACCACTCAACATGCCGGGCACGCCGACATCATCCGTGAGTTGATCGACGGACGGGCTGGCGCCGATCACGACGAAGTCGGCGATCCCGCCTGGTGGGCCAGCTACCTCGCTCGGATCCAGGACGCAGCCGACACGTTCCGCCCGTAG
- a CDS encoding ABC transporter permease, which produces MTAQVDHVPPGTHAALPAKKRRRVRDLTVADLVLTPAVLLSVLAALYLYLQGQELDEIEQRSINWATISRLLVEHVQLVAVSSLLVIIIAVPMGVLLTRPALRHATTPVLAVANLGQAVPSIGVLVLLAVTVGTGFRMAIIALVLVAFLSVLRNTIIGITGVDRSLIEAARGMGLTKTAVLFTVELPLSIPVMLAGIRVALILNVGNAALASFTNAGGLGSLIQTGIALNRMPVLLTGCVLAAVLALALDWLAGIVERVLRPPGL; this is translated from the coding sequence ATGACAGCGCAGGTTGATCACGTGCCTCCCGGCACGCACGCTGCCCTTCCCGCCAAGAAACGACGGCGGGTTCGTGACCTCACGGTCGCGGACCTCGTGTTGACCCCGGCTGTGCTGCTCAGTGTCCTGGCCGCTTTGTATCTCTACCTGCAGGGACAGGAACTCGACGAGATCGAGCAGCGGTCCATCAATTGGGCCACGATCAGCCGGCTGCTGGTGGAACACGTTCAACTGGTGGCGGTGTCCAGCCTCCTCGTCATCATCATCGCGGTTCCGATGGGGGTGCTGCTGACCCGACCGGCGCTGCGGCACGCGACGACACCGGTTCTAGCGGTGGCGAACCTCGGCCAGGCCGTGCCGTCGATCGGCGTACTCGTACTGCTCGCCGTTACTGTCGGCACCGGGTTCCGGATGGCGATCATCGCACTCGTCCTGGTCGCCTTCCTGTCAGTGCTGCGCAACACCATCATCGGAATCACCGGAGTCGATCGCTCCCTGATCGAGGCGGCGCGCGGCATGGGTCTGACCAAGACCGCGGTGCTGTTCACCGTCGAGCTTCCGTTGTCCATTCCGGTCATGCTCGCCGGGATCCGAGTCGCGCTGATCCTCAACGTCGGCAACGCGGCGCTCGCGTCGTTCACCAATGCCGGTGGGCTCGGCAGCTTGATCCAGACCGGTATCGCGTTGAACCGGATGCCGGTCCTGCTCACCGGGTGTGTGCTCGCGGCGGTCCTCGCGCTGGCGTTGGACTGGCTCGCGGGCATCGTCGAGCGAGTGCTCCGTCCACCCGGCCTCTAG
- a CDS encoding complex I subunit 5 family protein, with protein sequence MITLWLLAVLAPLLTALAIALGGLAPAAAARAGGTVLTRIAPLAPLPAGLLAVVGTEHSRIELPWLLMGTVVELDSVGRPLLLMASLLYAAALAFVPRSGIERPALLSGLLLLCFVGNAGVFIAADAVTLYLTFTLMSFVGYAAVIHDRSGEARRAGRIYLVMAVLGEAAVLAAVILVVGSGGVLLSDAPAAVAGSPYRDVIIALLLFGFGVKAGTVPLHVWLPLAHPAAPTPASAILSGAMVTAGLVGWLRFLPLGEIASPGWGTVFVLAALLGAFLAVPAGLLQSDPKVILAYSTISQMGFLAVLVGVALAEPELAPVCILAAALYALHHGIAKGALFLGIPLWKSHGGGSARIPLLAGLGAAALAIIGVPLTSGYVAKYVAKEAVGPAMVPAAGGVELAEVLPLVGAGSTLLLARCAWVLLRPSAGRARPGPALPVWLLLVAGGFALTAAVAHRWTGTIAVPKLTDMSIWWEQSWPLLLGLVLTGAGWWVSSRDLVPPWAAHPDGRTVPPGDVVVVEEELLRRVAHVLERVGAALLAGHVWVLAMVRRMPSVSPIVGVPQRILDGWRESGLVLLLLLALCLALVVGGLS encoded by the coding sequence ATGATCACGTTATGGCTGCTTGCTGTGTTGGCTCCGTTGCTCACGGCGCTGGCGATCGCGCTGGGTGGGCTGGCCCCGGCCGCTGCGGCGCGCGCTGGCGGGACGGTCCTGACCAGGATCGCTCCGCTGGCCCCGCTGCCCGCGGGGCTGCTGGCCGTCGTCGGGACCGAGCACAGCAGGATCGAGCTGCCCTGGCTGTTGATGGGCACGGTCGTGGAACTCGACTCGGTCGGCCGCCCCCTGCTGTTGATGGCGTCGTTGCTCTATGCCGCGGCGTTGGCCTTCGTCCCTCGTTCCGGCATCGAGCGGCCCGCCTTGCTCAGTGGGCTGCTCCTGCTCTGCTTCGTGGGCAATGCCGGTGTCTTCATCGCGGCGGACGCGGTCACCCTTTATCTCACCTTCACTCTCATGAGCTTCGTGGGATATGCCGCGGTCATCCATGATCGTAGTGGTGAGGCGCGTCGGGCCGGGCGAATATACCTGGTCATGGCTGTGCTCGGTGAGGCCGCTGTGCTGGCGGCGGTCATTCTGGTCGTCGGCAGCGGTGGTGTGCTGCTGTCCGACGCCCCGGCGGCCGTGGCGGGGTCGCCATACCGCGACGTGATCATCGCGCTGCTCTTGTTCGGATTCGGTGTGAAGGCCGGCACCGTGCCGCTGCACGTGTGGCTGCCGCTGGCTCATCCGGCGGCGCCTACACCCGCGAGCGCCATCCTGTCTGGCGCCATGGTCACGGCCGGACTGGTCGGATGGCTGCGATTCCTGCCGCTGGGTGAGATCGCGAGCCCGGGCTGGGGAACCGTGTTCGTCCTCGCGGCGTTGCTCGGCGCCTTCTTGGCGGTTCCCGCTGGGCTCCTGCAATCCGATCCGAAAGTGATCCTCGCCTACAGCACGATCAGCCAGATGGGGTTCCTGGCGGTGCTGGTGGGTGTAGCACTGGCCGAGCCCGAGCTGGCGCCGGTCTGCATCCTGGCCGCTGCTTTGTATGCGCTGCACCATGGCATCGCCAAGGGCGCGCTGTTTCTCGGTATTCCGCTATGGAAATCGCACGGCGGTGGATCAGCGCGGATTCCGCTGCTCGCCGGCCTCGGTGCTGCCGCCCTGGCCATTATTGGCGTCCCGCTCACCAGCGGCTATGTCGCGAAATATGTCGCGAAGGAGGCGGTAGGCCCGGCGATGGTTCCAGCAGCCGGCGGTGTGGAGCTGGCGGAGGTACTGCCCTTGGTCGGTGCCGGCTCGACGCTTCTGCTGGCGCGCTGCGCATGGGTGTTGCTACGCCCCAGCGCTGGTCGTGCCCGTCCAGGCCCGGCGCTGCCGGTATGGCTTCTCCTGGTGGCCGGAGGATTTGCCTTGACCGCAGCTGTGGCCCACCGATGGACCGGGACCATCGCTGTGCCGAAGTTGACGGACATGTCGATCTGGTGGGAACAGAGCTGGCCGTTGCTTCTGGGCCTGGTCCTGACGGGGGCCGGCTGGTGGGTCTCCTCGCGCGACCTGGTGCCACCTTGGGCGGCGCACCCGGATGGGCGGACGGTGCCCCCGGGCGACGTGGTTGTCGTGGAAGAGGAGCTTCTTCGCCGAGTTGCTCACGTTCTGGAGCGTGTCGGCGCCGCGCTGCTAGCCGGCCATGTCTGGGTGCTGGCGATGGTCCGCCGGATGCCATCGGTTTCGCCGATCGTCGGCGTACCACAACGCATTCTCGACGGCTGGCGGGAGTCCGGCCTGGTGTTGCTCTTGTTGCTGGCGCTCTGCCTGGCGCTTGTGGTCGGGGGGTTGTCATGA
- a CDS encoding GntR family transcriptional regulator — MKGFRPQPAPPATPDKTPSSKRVYEQLRRAILHGEFAPGTSLGEAHIGAMLGVSRTPVREAFAELLNQGILEEGARRQVVIANPSDELLAEVVLMRNALEPVFAREAAAKLDVSDVDQLRLIMIRARRAIPVRDVNAYLDCDDDFHLHIPHAAGNHLAEDALRRLRGLTRLVTRDISWDEDELDRIAAEHEEIIEALASNDPQRAYETMAAHLSSSSPY; from the coding sequence ATGAAGGGCTTTCGTCCCCAGCCGGCCCCGCCCGCGACACCAGACAAGACGCCGTCGAGCAAGCGGGTCTACGAACAGCTTCGGCGGGCTATCCTGCATGGTGAGTTCGCTCCAGGGACCAGTCTCGGCGAGGCCCATATCGGGGCCATGCTCGGCGTGTCCCGGACGCCGGTGCGCGAGGCTTTCGCCGAGCTTCTCAATCAGGGCATCCTCGAAGAAGGCGCCCGGCGCCAGGTGGTGATCGCCAATCCGTCGGACGAGTTGCTCGCCGAAGTGGTCCTGATGCGAAATGCTCTGGAACCGGTCTTCGCCCGGGAGGCGGCCGCCAAACTCGACGTCTCCGATGTCGACCAGCTACGCCTGATCATGATCCGAGCTCGCCGGGCCATCCCGGTTCGCGACGTCAATGCGTACCTCGACTGCGACGACGACTTCCACCTGCACATCCCGCACGCCGCCGGCAATCATCTGGCAGAGGACGCGCTACGCCGCCTGCGTGGACTCACTCGGCTGGTGACGAGGGACATCTCGTGGGACGAAGACGAGCTCGACCGGATCGCGGCAGAGCACGAGGAGATCATCGAGGCGCTGGCGAGCAACGACCCGCAGCGGGCGTACGAGACGATGGCGGCACATTTGTCCTCCTCGAGTCCGTACTGA